From the Cyanobium sp. M30B3 genome, the window TTCTGCAACCTCGACTGCGACTACTGCTACCTGCCTGATCGGGGCAACCGCAGCCGCATCACCTACGAGGTGCTGGAGGCGGCGGTGGAGCGGGTGCTGGAGAGCCCCTGGTTTGCCGGTGGCTTCACCCTGCTCTGGCATGCGGGCGAGCCGCTCACCATGCCGATCGCCTTCTACGACGGGGCCACGGCGCGGATCAACGCCCTGCTGGCGCGGCGGGGCCTGCCGCCCGGCACGGTGGTGCAGTCGCTGCAGACCAACGCCACCACGATCGATGCCGCCTGGTGCGACTGCTTTGCGCGCAACGGCATCCACGTGGGTGTGAGCATGGACGGCCCGGCCTTCCTGCACGACGCCCACCGGGTGACCCGCACCGGTCTGCCCACCCACGCTGCGGTGATGCGCGGCATCGGCTGGTTGCAGAAGCGCGCGATTCCCTTCCAGGTGATCTGCGTGCTCACGGCCGAATCGCTGCACCACGCCGAGGCGATGGCCGATTTCTTCCTGGAGCACGGCATCGGCGATGTGGGCTTCAACATGGAGGAAACCGAGGGCGTCAACGCCCACTCCAGCCTCGAGGCCAGCGGGGCGGCCCGGCTGGAGCTGGAGGAGCGCTACCGGGCCTTCATGGCGGCGATCTGGCGGCGTAGCCGCGAGCAGCCCGATCGCCTGCGCATCCGCGAGTTCGACGGGGTGGCCAGCCTGGCCAGCAGCGGCGGCCGTCTGGCCGCCACCGACATGAACACGCCGTTTGTGATCGTGAACGTGGATGCGGCCGGCAACGCCTCCACCTTTGATCCGGAGCTGCTCTCGGTGCAAACGGCGGAGTACGGCGACTTCAGCTTCGGCAACGTGCGCAGCGATTCGCTTGAGGGGATGGCGGCCACGGCGAAGTTTGCGCGGGTGGCGGCCGAGATCGCCGCCGGCGTGGAGCGCTGCCGCAGCAGCTGCGAGTATTTCGGTCTCTGCGGCGGCGGTGCCGGCAGCAACAAGTATTGGGAGCACGGCAGCTTCGACTGTTCCACCACCCAGCACTGCCGCTACCGCATCCAGCTGGTGACCGATGTGGTGGTGGCGGGCATGGAGCAGGAGCTGGGGCTGGCGAGCTGTTGATGCATCGGGTGCTGACGCTGCCCTTGAGTGGCAGGCAAGGAGCTTGGGTGGCGAAGCTGAGAGCTGATGGTGGCCTGTCCACTCGAGGGGTGAGTTCGAAGTGTCGCATCTCTACAGGCAACGCCTGCAGGCCTTCGCCTCAACGGCAGAGGCCCATCCATTCAAGGAGTGACCAAGGGAATCATCTGTCTTCCATGACGACGGTAAATATGAAAATCACCATCGGTAGTGAGGAGCAATGGCGAATCGTTGATCTCCGCCAGCCTAATCAATGAAGCATCAGCAAGGGATGCGGGAACATTTTCATACCGCTTAAACAAGGAACTGACAGAGCCAATATGCTCCTGCAACACGAAAGGCAGTTGAACAACTCCTCGTTCGATGAACTGCAAAGCCAATGAAGGATCAAAGCCCGACCGCTTAAGCAGAAAACAAGTCTCGGCAACCACCGCCTCGCAGCTCAGCAATGGAGGAGTCAGGAGTCGAAACTGCTCCACGGCCCATTTGTGGTGAGTATCGTTGCGGCTAAGGAGGGCAACCCATGGCCCCGTGTCTAGCAAAACCGCCATGATCAGTTAATACCAAAGCCAGACAGGTGAGCAGGATTAGAGGAAAGATCAGGCGGACCATTTTCACAACAACCCACGAGATCGGCCAAAAGATCAGCTGCAGATTGTGGCTGCGGGCCATCCACTCCTTGCTCTGAAGCTTGGAGAAACGCGGTCAATGCTCGTCGAACCAGCTCAGACTTGCTCAGCCGACTTCGTTGCGCCTGCGCTGTGAGCTGGGCATCAAGGGCCTCGGTCAGCTTGAGTGAGATCACCGCCACGGCATGCATCCCGTCGCTACACACCATCATAACGCCTGACGGCTGGTATTACACCCAACGCCGGACCTTGTTCGGAGCGGGTCAGCGGCTTCTGCCCACTCCATCGAGGCTACGCTTGTCAGCAGGAGATTCTCGAGCCCTCTTCCCGATCCTTCGAACGCTGCCCCTGAGTGGCAGGCATGGAGCCTAGGGTGGCAGAGCAGAGAGCTGGTGGTGGCCTGTCAACTCGAGGGGCGTGTTAGAGGGATTGCTAAGCTATGTCCCGAAACAATTCAGAGACTCGTGACGTAATTTCTGAAGTCGCTCCTGACAGTATCGGTCCCAAATACTCAGAAATATTTCCTGCAATCTCCTCGCCAGCACTGTCAGCAAACTTTCCACCTAGCTTTACCAGGACACCTTTGATGACACCACCGAATGTGCCATCAGGTGCTCCAGCCGCGACCAAGGCAGCCTTGACATCCATCTGATTTCCTGACGGCACGCAATCAACGATTAAGGCATTGAATGCATCCTTACTGAGCCTGACAAGACTTGGCGAAAACGATCCATCCGTAGCGAAACCCAATCGCTGTAGCTTGTCTTTCAAATGGTCAACCACTAGTGGGTTCTCAATCTCTAGGCAGAAGAGATCTCCCTGCTTCAGTATATGAGGCCTAATCAGAGGTACCCTTAGGAGCTCGTCTAGTTGAGCTTTCCCAAGTCGTCGAAGATCTCTCTCGTAGACCAAGCTTCTCGACTTCGATCGAGAGACTCTCAATAACTGAATTAGCTGATAGAGGTTTGGTTCGGAATCAAGATAGCCAATCCGAACTAGGGCTTCTAGCATTATCAGCTCAATCTCCTTCTTTGGGAGGGCGCCAAAAGCAGGTTTAGCAAACTCGGACAAGATGTATTCCAATGTCGCCCGACATGTTGCATCATCTGCGTCAGCGATCGCCTCTTGAATTGTCATGATGATAGGGGACGCATTGGCAAGACCACCAGGAATCTACCGATCATGGAACTCTGCGTCTAGATATGGCGTACGCCATTCCCGCTAACGTTCGAGCTAAGCTGCCCGCGGAGGCAGGCTTTGTAAGCCCGGACTGAGAGAATGTACAGAGTACCTCAGGCCGGGCTTAAAAAGGCCGCCGTAGCGGGTCAGCTTGAGCGAGGGGTTAGGCCCCCACAGCGGGGAAGTTTCCCAGATAGGGCCTCACGGCCGCTCGAACTTCAGTTGCAGCATCTTCAGTACGAGCCAGCCGAATGACTAGTTCTGTCAGTTCGCCGGCCCGAAGGCCAAGAGCGCTACAGATCTGCGTTGCCATAGATTTGCGATTATAGATAGCTAGCAAACCGGAGTAGTCCTGATTCAGGATTACCGCGTTGAAGTTGGCTTCGAATTGCGAGTAGAGCGCTGCAACATCGATTCCCTGAACTAGGTTTTGCAGGGCAGTGCTCAATGCAGCGGAACCTTTGACTGACGTGTCAAAGAGGCTAAGCATGAACTTAACTTCTGCGGCAACGCGGAGCGACACTTGTGTGTCGAGTTCAGCCTGTAGCTTTCCAAAAACAAACGAGACGACGCGACTCAGATCAGCTGCAGGATCTCGCGCCAGCCGCCTGCTAACAACTTCGATTACTTCTCTAGTGCAGAAGAGATTTTCTACCTCAGCCACCGCTAAGGTAAAGACTCCATCTTGTTCCAACGCGGCGATCTCGGCGTTGGGCCTTCGATCGCGGTCAATCAGTCCATACACGGCGAGGTGATGCAATTGACGGTTTGCGCGCAGCGCTTTCGTAGAGAGGATTACTTGGCTACAACTACCCCTAGGGATGACCAAGAATCCAGGAAGTATTTCCCGATAGAGAGAGACGTCGTCGCTTCCGTTCTCTCCCTCAACAAAGACAACTGGCTTTCTGCTTCCAATAACCTCGATCAGCAACTCGTCCGGTAGGTGATGGCCATCTTGAATCAATTCCCAGTCCCAGGAGTTTCCGTCGAACGACTTCAGCCAGACTTTTTGAGCCCCTTCCTGCGCTGCGGCGAAATCAACATCGTGCGTCAGATAGACAAAAAGGCAGTCGGAGCGGAGCTTCTCAACCTCTGACCAAAGCGGTGTTTGCACCGACTTGTGAAGATGAAGCTCAGGTTCATCGATGACGATGATTCCATGTGCAGGGGCGGCTAGGCATTGTCCAAGGAGATAGAAGATAACGCGTTCCCCATCGCTCATATCTGAGGAGTTGTATATCTTCTGCGGATCGTTCCGAACCTGGGTCTGTATTCTTAGGCCACCGATAACTAGCTCTCGATGCGGAAGTATTCTTTCCCATGCGTTCTTGATGCGGTCTAGCCTGGTAAGCGGAGGATCAATCTTCTCCGTCGCTGTCCGCTGGGCAACCTTGTACTTTGCATTTTCCTCGGTCTCGTCCGAGAACAGGAAAACCATCAATTTTTCGAAATCGTTCAGTAACGAGGTCGCAGGTTTGTTCTGGAACTTATAGTGTGCCTTGTTGTTCTGATCGGTTTCATGCCCAAAGAGCAAAACGCGCTCGGCAAGTTCGATGGACATTGGGGTGGTGCTATCAGGCATCGCGAGCGATTTCTGAGCCGAAATTCGCAACACCTGTCGATGCTGAGGTGACTGAAATTCGAGCCATGTGCCCAGGCGCGTCTTTCCTGCTCCATTGGCGCCAACGAACAGCAGATTCCTGGAGGCTGTTATTTCCTCGGTTGCACCGTTGCTTCGTGGAAGTGTAAGCGACCGGACGACAGGGGTGGTTGTTGTCATGTTCGATGGGCAGTGATCGTGAACTTGGGGGCCTAACGCCCGCCATCACCTGGCCGCAGGGAGTGGGCAATGAATCACTTTTCCATGCGGTGGCGGATCAGGTGAATGGCGGTGTTAGATGCCCCACATCTCAGCCGTAAGAGAAATCTCTGACCTACGGGTTGGCATAATTGCGAAGAGCACAGATTCCATACTCGTGAAAAGGGCGCCGGACAGTTGCGCGCCTCTTCATCTCCAATGAACTATCCTCGCACAATGCAATAACGTAACGGCATGCTGAGAGGAATGAATCAAGAGTCGATCCCATTCTCAGGGTAACAATCTCAATATCGGCGGCACTACATCTGCGTGATGTTGCGTGACGAAGGAGGTCTTCATGGGCACTAGAGGAGGTACCATAAGGAAACCATACACCTAACTGATGGCGGTAGTTGACTTGATTCCGAATTTTTGATAGCCAAGAGCCCTTACGTGATGAATGCTGGTTCAGAACAAGCCTCAAATTATCAAGGCAGAGCGCAAATTCCTGGATATCTATTGACGATCCCCCACCAGCAAGAAGATCGCGACCAACCTTTTCAAGAAAATCAGAAAATATTGACCACAGGACCTCATGAGATCCTCCTAAACTGCTCATATTCTCTAGAACGAGGCGTTGCCCATCCATGCGAGCTAGATGGAGGCCTCCCTGCATTTGACACTGATAGCCATATAGGCCTGAAATCACCCTAATATCACTAATGTGCCCCGTCTCAAGCTGCGTTAGTGAAATACCACACATCCTAAGAATTGCATGGGCTGAATAGAAAGCAGCATAATACCACTGAACAACAGACCATGCCCGAGACCGTGGCAGCCTAGAAACGCTAGATATACTAGTCACCGTTTCAAGGGAGGCTAATGTCATTCTGACTATTTCGCCCGCAAAAGCTTGGCAGATCTCGTTGCTGTCTACAAATGAAAGCTCAACAGGATAAGAGGCTTCTTTGTAAACTTGATACTTTCTATCAGAAATCCAGATTCTGATGTCCTTGAGATCTCGCAAGGCTTTAGCTTGAGTTAATCCAGGTAGCCAGAATCTGCGCAACAAGTCCGCATGATCAGCCATATTGATTATAGCTGAAAGCCTGCTTCTAAGCAGCGTTTCATATGCTCGTATAAAGCTTGAACGCTATTTCCAGGATTTACGAGCTTTGCGCTCGCTGTTCGGTTAAATGCTGGAGCAAGGAATTGCACAAAATTATCCTTAGTATATTCAGATCCGTAGCGATCCTTCACCCTAACTGCCACATCAGGGAACAATCGCATTATGGCCTTGAAAGCCGTCGGCTTTGTTAGCGATGCCATCGCCTTATGGCGAGAGAATTCATCAGCAACTGCACTAATATAGGCCGAGATTGCATTGTGGGATTCAGTGGCTGAAAGTGTTCCGAGAGTCTGCAGCAAGGGCTTAATAGCGCCATTAAATGTAACTCGGCTAATCTTGCCAGACTCCTGCTTTGCAGGGCTCAGCAAGCCGTACAATGGGCCTGAAACATCTGTATTAAACGCATCGAACAAACCTCTCATCCTCTCCTCTTCATCATTTTCATACTCAGCTAATGACTTGATGTCAAGAAGCAGTTCATTGGGTACCGGGCGTTGCTTTGTATTGATATCAATAAAGAGGCGAGATTCTTCGGTTCGTGACAGTCCACTATAGATAACAACTGGAACACGAAGTGATGCTTTGGCTTCAGTAAAACCATAAACACGGTGCTGGCCATCAAGAACGAGGAATGCATGTGCGACATCGAAGAACTCAATGGTCTTAGATTTCCTGACATACTCTAAAGCTGCGTGCTCTTGAGCTGAAAGAATAATAGAAGTTGGAATGGTTCCCAGGCCATGGTCTATGTAACCCGCAATCTCTAACGCACGTTTTCGATCTAGTAGACGCTGAAAACCTTCTTTTGGGTCCTCATCTCTTGTGGAAACAAAGCATGTCCTAGCAAGCACATCGCTAGGAATGGTCAGAGTGTAAAAGCGGTGACTGCCCTGTGTAACCAAGCT encodes:
- the grrM gene encoding GRRM system radical SAM/SPASM domain protein — protein: MQPLAGEEQFYGPVRLLVVQPTPFCNLDCDYCYLPDRGNRSRITYEVLEAAVERVLESPWFAGGFTLLWHAGEPLTMPIAFYDGATARINALLARRGLPPGTVVQSLQTNATTIDAAWCDCFARNGIHVGVSMDGPAFLHDAHRVTRTGLPTHAAVMRGIGWLQKRAIPFQVICVLTAESLHHAEAMADFFLEHGIGDVGFNMEETEGVNAHSSLEASGAARLELEERYRAFMAAIWRRSREQPDRLRIREFDGVASLASSGGRLAATDMNTPFVIVNVDAAGNASTFDPELLSVQTAEYGDFSFGNVRSDSLEGMAATAKFARVAAEIAAGVERCRSSCEYFGLCGGGAGSNKYWEHGSFDCSTTQHCRYRIQLVTDVVVAGMEQELGLASC
- a CDS encoding PIN domain-containing protein, translating into MAVLLDTGPWVALLSRNDTHHKWAVEQFRLLTPPLLSCEAVVAETCFLLKRSGFDPSLALQFIERGVVQLPFVLQEHIGSVSSLFKRYENVPASLADASLIRLAEINDSPLLLTTDGDFHIYRRHGRQMIPLVTP
- a CDS encoding ribbon-helix-helix protein, CopG family, producing the protein MAVISLKLTEALDAQLTAQAQRSRLSKSELVRRALTAFLQASEQGVDGPQPQSAADLLADLVGCCENGPPDLSSNPAHLSGFGIN
- a CDS encoding AAA family ATPase, with product MTTTTPVVRSLTLPRSNGATEEITASRNLLFVGANGAGKTRLGTWLEFQSPQHRQVLRISAQKSLAMPDSTTPMSIELAERVLLFGHETDQNNKAHYKFQNKPATSLLNDFEKLMVFLFSDETEENAKYKVAQRTATEKIDPPLTRLDRIKNAWERILPHRELVIGGLRIQTQVRNDPQKIYNSSDMSDGERVIFYLLGQCLAAPAHGIIVIDEPELHLHKSVQTPLWSEVEKLRSDCLFVYLTHDVDFAAAQEGAQKVWLKSFDGNSWDWELIQDGHHLPDELLIEVIGSRKPVVFVEGENGSDDVSLYREILPGFLVIPRGSCSQVILSTKALRANRQLHHLAVYGLIDRDRRPNAEIAALEQDGVFTLAVAEVENLFCTREVIEVVSRRLARDPAADLSRVVSFVFGKLQAELDTQVSLRVAAEVKFMLSLFDTSVKGSAALSTALQNLVQGIDVAALYSQFEANFNAVILNQDYSGLLAIYNRKSMATQICSALGLRAGELTELVIRLARTEDAATEVRAAVRPYLGNFPAVGA
- a CDS encoding DGQHR domain-containing protein, whose translation is MEPPRLGFSASLVTQGSHRFYTLTIPSDVLARTCFVSTRDEDPKEGFQRLLDRKRALEIAGYIDHGLGTIPTSIILSAQEHAALEYVRKSKTIEFFDVAHAFLVLDGQHRVYGFTEAKASLRVPVVIYSGLSRTEESRLFIDINTKQRPVPNELLLDIKSLAEYENDEEERMRGLFDAFNTDVSGPLYGLLSPAKQESGKISRVTFNGAIKPLLQTLGTLSATESHNAISAYISAVADEFSRHKAMASLTKPTAFKAIMRLFPDVAVRVKDRYGSEYTKDNFVQFLAPAFNRTASAKLVNPGNSVQALYEHMKRCLEAGFQL